In one Neobacillus sp. CF12 genomic region, the following are encoded:
- a CDS encoding CotH kinase family protein — MLKYEIFINPKWLQKLEDDIWEDEHVPAVLKIGENRYKIGLTYRGNVIRKKKKKSYNIIFLNPYLVDGAHEIHLNAEYEDISLSRNKLSLDFFDRIGVTSPHSKHVLLYMNGFCKGIYLELESFDQHLLKKRNLPEGPIIYATNYFANFSLLSPENKLKVSLDEGYTIKYGDQKDLTLLEEFIEMINTFPNEEFEKEVGKILDIDKYLKWLAGVVCTQNFDGFIHNYALYLNSKTKLFEITPWDYDGTWGRDLHGRILDHDFVPISGYNTLTGRLLHIYPFRLKYKEILSSVLENHFCLETLEPIIEQQFQTLRPFIKIDPYINMDKKYFDKEKEVIFDFINKRYEFLMKELATL, encoded by the coding sequence GTGTTAAAATACGAAATCTTCATTAATCCAAAATGGCTCCAAAAGTTGGAAGATGATATTTGGGAGGATGAGCATGTCCCAGCCGTATTAAAAATAGGCGAAAATCGATACAAAATAGGACTCACCTATCGGGGAAATGTCATTAGAAAGAAGAAGAAAAAATCCTATAATATCATTTTTCTAAACCCTTATCTCGTCGATGGAGCTCATGAAATTCATCTAAACGCTGAGTACGAAGATATTTCACTGAGCCGAAATAAACTCTCCCTTGACTTTTTTGATCGCATTGGTGTGACTTCCCCGCATTCTAAGCACGTACTTCTTTATATGAATGGTTTTTGTAAAGGAATATATTTAGAATTGGAATCCTTTGACCAACATCTTTTGAAAAAAAGAAATCTGCCGGAAGGTCCAATCATATATGCCACTAATTATTTCGCAAACTTCTCTCTACTCTCTCCCGAGAATAAATTAAAAGTGAGTTTAGATGAGGGTTACACGATAAAATATGGAGATCAGAAGGATCTTACCTTATTAGAGGAATTTATTGAGATGATCAACACTTTTCCGAACGAAGAGTTTGAAAAAGAAGTTGGTAAAATCCTAGATATTGATAAATACCTAAAGTGGCTTGCTGGTGTTGTTTGTACACAGAACTTTGATGGCTTTATCCATAACTATGCTCTTTATTTAAATAGCAAAACAAAGCTGTTTGAGATAACCCCTTGGGATTATGATGGCACTTGGGGAAGAGACCTTCACGGCAGGATACTTGACCACGATTTTGTCCCGATTAGTGGGTATAATACCTTAACTGGACGACTTCTCCATATTTACCCATTTAGATTAAAATACAAGGAAATCTTGTCTTCTGTCCTAGAAAATCATTTTTGCCTAGAAACCTTAGAACCAATTATTGAGCAACAATTTCAAACTTTAAGACCCTTTATTAAGATAGATCCCTATATAAATATGGACAAAAAATACTTTGACAAAGAAAAAGAAGTCATTTTCGATTTTATTAATAAAAGATATGAATTTTTAATGAAAGAGCTGGCGACATTATGA
- a CDS encoding DUF2642 domain-containing protein, translated as MKIKDHIGTYIKLEISGNKPISGILIDIGSDLWVIYNGYDYLYIPTVHVQNWKFPKMEEIDEIITLSEDQSPIFNPNEEISLRKTLTAAKGIFTEIYVTSKQALHGYIISIMNNYFVFYSPIYKTMFISLNHLKWLIPYTNKQRPYGLSNENLPVNPSNITFARSFEVQIEKLVGTLIVFNIGENENVMGKSMGIKNNFVELITAKGEPVYLNLQHIKTVHMT; from the coding sequence ATGAAAATAAAAGACCATATCGGTACCTATATAAAACTAGAAATCTCTGGAAATAAGCCGATAAGCGGAATCTTAATCGACATTGGCAGTGATTTGTGGGTGATTTACAATGGTTATGATTATCTATACATTCCTACCGTTCATGTTCAAAATTGGAAGTTTCCAAAAATGGAAGAAATCGATGAAATCATTACTCTGTCAGAAGATCAATCTCCTATTTTTAATCCCAATGAGGAAATTTCATTACGAAAAACCCTTACCGCGGCAAAGGGAATTTTCACTGAAATATATGTAACAAGTAAACAAGCATTACATGGTTACATTATCAGCATCATGAATAATTATTTTGTTTTTTACTCCCCTATCTACAAAACGATGTTTATCTCCCTCAATCACTTGAAATGGTTAATTCCTTATACAAATAAGCAGCGTCCCTATGGTTTAAGCAATGAGAATTTACCAGTTAATCCATCTAATATTACATTTGCAAGATCATTTGAAGTCCAGATTGAAAAATTGGTTGGGACATTAATTGTATTTAATATCGGGGAAAATGAAAATGTAATGGGGAAAAGTATGGGGATAAAAAATAATTTTGTTGAACTTATAACGGCAAAAGGCGAACCCGTCTATTTAAATTTACAACATATTAAAACTGTTCATATGACATAA